One genomic window of Burkholderia diffusa includes the following:
- the msrB gene encoding peptide-methionine (R)-S-oxide reductase MsrB, with translation MSHDSDDKTFPYQKDDAELRRRLTPLQYEVTQHAATERAFTGEYTDTEDAGIYKCVVCSTPLFESGAKFHSGCGWPSYFKPLNGEVIDEKIDRSHGMVRVEVRCNHCGAHLGHVFEDGPRDKTGLRYCINSAALNFESRPENE, from the coding sequence ATGTCACACGATTCCGACGACAAGACCTTTCCGTATCAGAAGGACGACGCCGAACTGCGCCGCCGGCTCACGCCGCTTCAATACGAAGTCACGCAGCATGCGGCGACCGAGCGCGCCTTCACCGGCGAATACACGGACACCGAGGACGCCGGCATCTACAAATGCGTCGTCTGCAGCACGCCGCTGTTCGAGTCCGGCGCCAAGTTCCATTCGGGCTGCGGCTGGCCCAGCTACTTCAAGCCGCTCAACGGCGAGGTGATCGACGAGAAGATCGACCGCTCGCACGGCATGGTGCGCGTCGAGGTGCGCTGCAACCATTGCGGCGCGCATCTCGGCCACGTGTTCGAGGACGGCCCGCGCGACAAGACCGGTTTGCGGTACTGCATCAATTCGGCTGCGTTAAACTTCGAGTCCCGACCCGAAAACGAATGA
- a CDS encoding septation protein A, producing the protein MKFLFDLFPIILFFAAFKVWGIFTATAVAIAATLAQVAWVAFRHRKVDTMLWVSLGVIVVFGGATLVLHDEKFIQWKPTVLYWLFAIGLLAARYAFGNNLIEKMMGKQLTLPHPVWDKLNVAWALFFAVLGVANLYVVHNYTESQWVNFKLFGTTGAMVVFIILQSLWLTKYLKDE; encoded by the coding sequence ATGAAATTCCTGTTCGATCTGTTTCCGATCATCCTGTTTTTCGCCGCCTTCAAGGTCTGGGGCATCTTCACCGCCACCGCCGTCGCGATCGCCGCGACATTGGCCCAGGTCGCGTGGGTCGCCTTCCGGCACCGGAAGGTCGACACGATGCTGTGGGTCAGCCTCGGCGTGATCGTCGTCTTCGGTGGCGCCACCCTCGTCCTGCATGACGAGAAATTCATTCAATGGAAACCGACTGTGCTGTACTGGCTGTTTGCGATCGGGCTGCTCGCCGCGCGCTATGCGTTCGGCAACAACCTGATCGAGAAGATGATGGGCAAGCAGCTCACGCTGCCGCACCCCGTGTGGGACAAGCTGAACGTCGCGTGGGCGCTGTTCTTCGCGGTGCTCGGCGTCGCGAACCTGTACGTGGTGCACAACTACACTGAATCGCAGTGGGTGAACTTCAAGCTGTTCGGCACGACGGGCGCGATGGTCGTGTTCATCATCCTGCAGAGCCTGTGGCTCACGAAGTACCTGAAGGACGAATGA
- a CDS encoding BolA family protein, which yields MTDAFLNASPDERIALIEARLTASLAPLSLAVRDDSAQHAGHAGAAAGGHYTVTIVSAAFAGKPRVARHRLVYDALADAMQRGIHALAIVAYTPEEFNESSI from the coding sequence ATGACCGACGCTTTCCTCAACGCCTCGCCCGACGAACGCATCGCGCTGATCGAGGCGCGCCTCACCGCCTCGCTCGCACCGCTGTCGCTCGCGGTTCGCGACGACAGCGCGCAGCACGCGGGCCACGCCGGCGCGGCCGCCGGCGGCCATTACACGGTGACGATCGTGTCGGCCGCCTTCGCGGGCAAGCCGCGCGTCGCGCGGCACCGGCTGGTGTATGATGCGCTCGCTGATGCGATGCAGCGCGGCATTCATGCGCTCGCGATCGTGGCTTATACGCCCGAAGAATTCAACGAATCTTCAATCTAG
- a CDS encoding peptidylprolyl isomerase, producing the protein MILKSPRLWVAAAAFAAAPAFAQNIAVVNGTPIPKSRADAMVAQLVQQGQTDSPQLQQAVRQELVNREILMQEAIREGIPNRPDVKAQVAVAQQTVVLRSMIESFLKKNQPTDAEVKARYDDLVKGAGGNREYHLHHILVDNEQQAKDLIAKIKAGAKFEDLAKQYSKDPGSGKNGGDLDWSDPKAYVPEFAAAAQKLQKGQMTDTPVKTQFGWHIIRVDDVRDIAPPPFDQVKAQIAQQLVQQKLQAFEEGLRQQAKIQ; encoded by the coding sequence ATGATCCTGAAATCCCCCCGCCTGTGGGTCGCGGCAGCTGCATTCGCAGCGGCACCGGCATTTGCCCAGAACATCGCCGTCGTCAACGGCACGCCGATTCCTAAGTCGCGCGCCGATGCGATGGTCGCGCAGCTCGTCCAGCAGGGCCAGACCGACAGCCCGCAGCTGCAACAAGCCGTGCGCCAGGAACTCGTGAATCGCGAAATCCTGATGCAGGAAGCGATCCGCGAAGGCATCCCGAACCGCCCGGACGTGAAGGCGCAGGTCGCCGTCGCGCAGCAGACGGTCGTGCTGCGCTCGATGATCGAGAGCTTCCTGAAGAAGAACCAGCCGACCGACGCCGAAGTGAAGGCGCGCTACGACGATCTCGTGAAGGGTGCCGGCGGCAACCGCGAGTATCACCTGCACCACATCCTCGTCGACAACGAGCAGCAGGCGAAGGACCTGATCGCGAAGATCAAGGCCGGCGCGAAGTTCGAGGATCTGGCAAAGCAATACTCGAAGGATCCGGGTTCGGGCAAGAACGGCGGCGACCTCGACTGGTCCGATCCGAAGGCGTACGTGCCGGAATTCGCGGCGGCCGCGCAGAAGCTCCAGAAAGGCCAGATGACCGACACGCCGGTGAAGACGCAGTTCGGCTGGCACATCATCCGCGTCGACGACGTCCGCGATATCGCCCCGCCGCCGTTCGACCAGGTGAAGGCGCAGATCGCGCAGCAGCTCGTGCAGCAGAAGCTGCAGGCGTTCGAGGAAGGTCTGCGCCAGCAGGCGAAGATCCAGTAA
- a CDS encoding GNAT family N-acetyltransferase translates to MFDPHAPVEIVTLRDERASDVDAIGRVIVAAFASEPQHGQLERRIVDTLRAEGMLSVSLVAERDERVIGHVAFSPVSIGGEPAGSQQWYGLAPLAVLPECQRQSIGAGLVRTGLDALRRLGARGCVVLGDPAYYARFGFVQSGDLVFTDAPPEYFLALPLDEAAPRPSGEVRYHDAFHPA, encoded by the coding sequence ATGTTCGATCCGCACGCACCGGTCGAGATCGTCACGCTGCGCGACGAACGCGCGAGCGACGTCGATGCGATCGGTCGCGTGATCGTGGCCGCGTTCGCGAGCGAGCCGCAGCACGGTCAGCTCGAACGGCGGATCGTCGATACGCTGCGCGCGGAGGGTATGCTCAGCGTGTCACTCGTCGCCGAGCGCGACGAGCGCGTGATCGGTCATGTCGCGTTCTCGCCTGTGTCGATCGGCGGCGAGCCGGCCGGCAGCCAGCAGTGGTACGGGCTCGCGCCGCTCGCGGTGCTGCCCGAATGCCAACGGCAGAGCATCGGCGCGGGGCTCGTGCGCACGGGGCTCGACGCATTGCGCCGGCTCGGTGCGCGCGGCTGCGTCGTGCTCGGCGATCCGGCGTATTACGCGCGTTTCGGCTTCGTGCAGTCCGGCGATCTGGTGTTCACGGATGCGCCGCCCGAGTATTTCCTCGCGCTGCCGCTCGACGAAGCCGCGCCGCGGCCGTCGGGCGAGGTCCGCTACCACGATGCGTTCCATCCGGCATAG